One stretch of Saccharopolyspora erythraea DNA includes these proteins:
- a CDS encoding ABC transporter permease, with product MIGELVAWLTNPANWTGQGGILVQTLLHLYYCVVSVAVAALVGVPLGVYIGHTGRGAVFVVGASNAMRALPTLGVVTLLVLCFGLGEAPALAGLVILAVPAIVSGTYAGITNAPPDAVDAARGMGMTSWQRLWQVELPNALPLLFGGVRSAMLQVVATAAVAAYVGLGGLGRILLDGLKISDYAQMAGAAIMIALLAVLLDLVLAGVSRRLIPRGLVPATRNRR from the coding sequence ATGATCGGCGAACTCGTCGCGTGGCTGACGAACCCGGCCAACTGGACCGGGCAGGGCGGCATCCTCGTGCAGACGTTGCTGCACCTCTACTACTGCGTCGTCTCGGTCGCGGTCGCCGCGCTGGTCGGCGTGCCGCTGGGCGTCTACATCGGCCACACCGGGCGCGGCGCCGTGTTCGTCGTCGGCGCCAGCAACGCCATGCGCGCCCTGCCGACGCTGGGCGTGGTGACCCTGCTGGTGCTGTGCTTCGGGCTCGGTGAGGCGCCGGCGCTGGCGGGGCTGGTGATCCTGGCCGTCCCGGCGATCGTGTCCGGCACCTACGCCGGCATCACCAACGCCCCGCCCGACGCCGTCGACGCGGCCAGGGGCATGGGCATGACCTCGTGGCAGCGGCTGTGGCAGGTGGAGCTGCCAAACGCGCTGCCGCTGCTGTTCGGCGGGGTGCGCAGCGCGATGCTGCAGGTGGTGGCCACTGCGGCCGTCGCGGCCTACGTCGGGCTCGGCGGTCTGGGCCGCATCCTGCTGGACGGGCTCAAGATCAGCGACTACGCGCAGATGGCCGGGGCGGCGATCATGATCGCCCTGCTGGCCGTGCTGCTCGATCTCGTGCTGGCCGGAGTGTCCAGGCGCCTGATCCCGCGCGGACTGGTGCCGGCCACCCGAAATAGGAGGTAA
- a CDS encoding ABC transporter permease, whose amino-acid sequence MIDELIRFFASPSNRELVVGQLGEHIYLSLVPLVLGVLLALPLGRLAQRVRWLRGPLQGTANAFYTVPSLALFVLIPGIVGTPLLSPLNVVIALSIYTAALLLGPVADALESVPAHITAAATALGYRPRRLFLSVELPLSVPVLAAAVRVASVSNISLVSVGALVGIGGLGRLFTDGFQRDYLVEIVVGIVLTLLLALVVDLLLVALWRVLTPWTRAERA is encoded by the coding sequence ATGATCGACGAGCTGATCCGTTTCTTCGCCAGTCCCAGCAACAGGGAACTGGTGGTCGGCCAGCTCGGGGAGCACATCTACCTCTCGCTGGTGCCGCTGGTCCTCGGCGTGCTGCTGGCACTGCCGCTGGGACGGCTCGCGCAGCGGGTGCGGTGGCTGCGCGGTCCTCTGCAGGGCACCGCGAACGCCTTCTACACGGTTCCGTCGCTGGCGCTGTTCGTGCTGATCCCGGGCATCGTGGGCACTCCGCTGCTGTCGCCGCTCAACGTCGTGATCGCGCTGAGCATCTACACCGCCGCTCTGCTCCTCGGCCCGGTGGCTGACGCGCTGGAGTCGGTGCCCGCGCACATCACCGCCGCGGCGACCGCGCTCGGCTACCGGCCGCGGCGGCTGTTCCTGTCGGTCGAGCTGCCGCTGTCGGTGCCGGTGCTCGCGGCGGCCGTGCGGGTGGCCTCGGTCAGCAACATCAGCCTGGTCAGCGTCGGCGCGCTCGTCGGCATCGGCGGGCTGGGGCGGCTGTTCACCGACGGGTTCCAGCGCGACTACCTGGTGGAGATCGTCGTGGGAATCGTGCTGACGCTGCTGCTGGCGCTGGTGGTCGACCTGCTGCTGGTGGCGCTGTGGCGGGTGCTGACGCCCTGGACGCGAGCGGAGCGGGCATGA
- a CDS encoding ABC transporter ATP-binding protein, producing the protein MIEFQSVRKQYDNGTVAVHELSLVVETGTITVFVGPSGCGKTTLMRMVNRMIDPSSGTVLVDGTDVRESDPARLRRGIGYVIQQAGLFPHRTVLDNIATVPMLFGQRRREARSRAGELLELVGLPSELAYRYPAQLSGGQQQRVGVARALAADPPVLLMDEPFSAVDPVVREGLQDELLRLQAELDKTVLFVTHDIDEAIKLGEKVAVLRQGGHLAQYAEPDDLLAEPADDFVTSFVGRDRGYRRLSFVDSDGIRTGQVDTVRVGETAQPSAEWQLALDADGRPRGWLEPGTTVSGPLAEDRLVAGGSLYTEHAPLRGALDAALSAPSGLGVVVDADGGYVGVVTARHVLDLIERRRDATA; encoded by the coding sequence TTGATCGAGTTCCAGTCCGTGCGCAAGCAGTACGACAACGGCACCGTCGCCGTCCACGAACTCAGCCTGGTCGTGGAGACCGGCACCATCACGGTCTTCGTCGGGCCTTCGGGGTGCGGCAAGACCACGCTGATGCGGATGGTCAACCGGATGATCGACCCGTCGTCGGGCACCGTGCTCGTCGACGGCACCGACGTCCGCGAGTCCGACCCCGCGCGGTTGCGCCGCGGCATCGGCTACGTCATCCAGCAGGCCGGACTGTTCCCGCACCGCACCGTGCTCGACAACATCGCCACGGTCCCGATGCTGTTCGGCCAGCGCCGGCGCGAGGCCCGCAGCCGCGCGGGCGAGCTTCTGGAGCTGGTGGGCCTGCCTTCCGAGCTGGCCTACCGCTACCCGGCGCAGCTCTCCGGCGGTCAGCAGCAGCGGGTAGGGGTGGCCAGGGCGCTGGCGGCCGACCCGCCGGTGCTGCTGATGGACGAGCCGTTCAGCGCGGTCGACCCGGTGGTGCGCGAGGGGCTCCAGGACGAGCTGCTTCGGCTGCAGGCCGAGCTGGACAAGACGGTCCTGTTCGTCACCCACGACATCGACGAGGCCATCAAACTGGGAGAGAAGGTGGCGGTGCTGCGCCAGGGCGGCCACCTCGCCCAGTACGCCGAGCCCGACGACCTGCTCGCCGAACCCGCCGACGACTTCGTGACCTCCTTCGTCGGCCGCGACCGGGGCTACCGGCGGCTGTCCTTCGTGGACTCCGACGGCATCCGCACCGGTCAGGTCGACACCGTCCGGGTGGGCGAGACCGCGCAGCCGAGCGCCGAGTGGCAGCTCGCCCTCGACGCCGACGGCAGGCCGCGCGGCTGGCTCGAACCCGGCACCACCGTCTCCGGCCCGCTCGCCGAGGACCGGCTCGTCGCGGGCGGCTCCCTCTACACCGAGCACGCGCCCCTGCGCGGCGCGCTCGACGCCGCCCTGTCGGCGCCCTCCGGGCTCGGCGTGGTCGTCGACGCCGACGGCGGCTACGTCGGGGTGGTCACCGCCCGGCACGTGCTCGACCTCATCGAGCGCAGGCGGGACGCCACGGCATGA